The following proteins come from a genomic window of Anaerobutyricum hallii:
- a CDS encoding C39 family peptidase — translation MNNFGRTVLALGLGTVMTFTNPECFFQAESEPTMVYAAEKAAVQGRKLTVQSRSSISVRVSADCLGKSESTIEVTTKKEEGTKASSEKNTEGSSTRKDESQTNHTTESTHTTSGSGTSSGTEGSSGSGSQTSGGNSTSGSSTSESSGSGSSTSGSSASENGTSGSSSSNGVSHQTEQTSSSASGSDGQADSNKNTTQDKNSDHLEDDRTNGNTDNTAQNNKISTRKDMEIRTKSAVKNIKEEIAEEDAPDGSDTVNTFIPKVYNDTRLSMKNHKEYIAGYIYFNQGDSAWNQNGYCIAKAGCGPTSMAVVITSLTGKWVTPLDTAIWGYQHGFYSREGSAHEMIPAMAAAYGLRCQGVGTDYQAIKKALKAGKPVVCLMGPGYFTRGGHFMVLVAIDNNDCVTVADVGSRTRSAYKYRLADVIAQSKGASAGGPFWVMSYDKGSSAARREKAIKNYTQEDMEEDFADASYMKVTGELPELLKKEKKEVSVKKVVSILKMSTGGSLLNTLRVNDTGSSFSPISRSSQLVSITVKAKDTKGAKGVKEAGNAEELKKSQDQALTLKQDIARRQWEKKIPLSKLECYLKGTIEKNAFTK, via the coding sequence ATGAACAACTTTGGACGGACGGTACTGGCATTGGGGCTGGGTACAGTCATGACATTTACGAATCCGGAGTGCTTTTTTCAGGCAGAGTCAGAGCCGACGATGGTTTATGCGGCAGAGAAAGCCGCCGTACAGGGCAGGAAGCTGACGGTGCAGAGTAGATCTAGTATATCTGTAAGAGTATCTGCCGATTGTTTAGGAAAAAGTGAGAGTACGATAGAAGTGACGACAAAGAAGGAAGAAGGTACGAAGGCTTCTTCCGAGAAGAATACCGAAGGCAGCAGCACCAGAAAGGATGAATCGCAGACGAATCATACGACAGAAAGTACGCATACTACGTCGGGAAGCGGTACATCAAGTGGTACGGAAGGAAGTTCAGGATCAGGCAGTCAGACATCCGGGGGAAATTCTACATCAGGTAGTTCTACATCAGAAAGTTCAGGATCAGGAAGCAGTACGTCAGGCAGTTCGGCATCTGAGAATGGTACATCGGGCAGCAGCTCTTCAAACGGTGTTTCGCATCAGACAGAGCAGACCAGCAGTTCGGCATCTGGATCAGATGGACAGGCAGATAGTAATAAGAATACGACACAGGATAAGAATTCTGATCATTTAGAGGATGACCGTACGAATGGGAATACAGATAACACCGCACAGAATAACAAGATTTCTACAAGAAAAGATATGGAGATCAGGACAAAGAGTGCGGTTAAGAACATCAAGGAGGAGATCGCAGAGGAAGATGCACCGGATGGAAGCGATACGGTCAATACATTTATTCCGAAAGTATATAACGATACCCGTCTTTCGATGAAGAATCATAAAGAGTATATAGCCGGTTATATTTATTTTAATCAGGGAGATAGCGCATGGAATCAGAATGGGTACTGTATTGCAAAGGCAGGCTGCGGACCGACTTCCATGGCAGTTGTCATTACATCGCTTACCGGTAAGTGGGTTACTCCGCTTGATACAGCCATCTGGGGATACCAGCATGGATTTTATTCAAGAGAAGGCTCTGCTCATGAGATGATACCGGCGATGGCGGCGGCATATGGGCTTCGCTGTCAGGGAGTAGGAACAGACTATCAGGCGATTAAGAAGGCGCTTAAGGCAGGTAAGCCGGTCGTATGTCTTATGGGACCGGGATATTTTACAAGAGGCGGTCACTTTATGGTTCTCGTTGCGATTGATAACAATGACTGTGTTACGGTTGCCGATGTAGGAAGCAGAACACGTTCCGCTTACAAGTATCGGCTGGCAGATGTTATTGCACAGTCAAAGGGAGCAAGTGCCGGTGGTCCTTTCTGGGTAATGTCTTACGATAAGGGAAGCAGTGCAGCCCGGAGAGAGAAGGCGATTAAGAATTATACGCAGGAAGACATGGAAGAAGACTTTGCAGATGCTTCGTATATGAAGGTGACAGGAGAACTTCCTGAATTATTAAAGAAAGAGAAGAAGGAAGTATCTGTTAAGAAGGTTGTGTCCATTCTTAAGATGTCCACAGGAGGAAGTCTTCTTAATACACTTAGGGTGAATGATACCGGTTCTTCTTTTTCACCGATAAGCCGGAGCAGCCAGCTCGTTTCGATCACAGTGAAGGCAAAAGATACAAAAGGTGCAAAAGGTGTAAAAGAAGCAGGTAATGCGGAAGAATTAAAGAAGTCACAGGATCAGGCACTTACGTTAAAGCAGGATATTGCCCGAAGACAGTGGGAGAAGAAGATTCCTTTATCGAAGCTGGAATGTTATTTAAAAGGAACAATAGAAAAGAATGCATTTACTAAATAA
- a CDS encoding MazG family protein — translation MDKKFNFQELQAIVATLRGENGCPWDKSQTHESLKLYTLEEAYEVNQAVSNLTKTGDCTNLKEELGDLLFQVLLQSQVAEDNGEFAIEDVIDGIARKMIHRHPHVFAGRHYDSVEQQQADWEKLKAQEEGHRQTSLKEDIALIPESFPALIRGEKVAKKAASAGVLSTNDEDVFKDLLTSVINLQLGTAGEDPEKKFSSDEELSEKLGDTLFALCRFCAKYKVSGEMALLKKLEEF, via the coding sequence ATGGATAAAAAGTTTAATTTTCAGGAATTACAGGCAATCGTGGCAACACTTCGTGGAGAGAATGGCTGCCCATGGGATAAGTCACAGACACACGAATCGCTTAAATTATACACGTTAGAAGAAGCCTACGAAGTGAATCAGGCTGTATCTAACCTGACTAAGACCGGAGACTGCACCAACTTAAAAGAAGAACTTGGCGACCTTCTTTTCCAGGTGCTTTTACAGTCACAGGTTGCCGAAGATAACGGTGAATTTGCCATCGAAGATGTGATTGACGGCATCGCACGCAAGATGATTCACCGTCATCCACATGTATTTGCCGGCCGTCATTACGATAGCGTAGAACAACAGCAGGCTGACTGGGAGAAGTTAAAGGCACAGGAAGAAGGTCATAGACAGACCTCTTTAAAAGAGGACATCGCCCTTATCCCTGAAAGCTTCCCTGCCCTTATCCGCGGTGAAAAGGTAGCGAAAAAGGCTGCCTCTGCCGGTGTACTTTCCACCAACGATGAAGATGTATTCAAAGATCTTCTCACTTCCGTCATCAATCTGCAGCTCGGCACCGCCGGCGAAGACCCTGAAAAGAAGTTCAGCAGCGATGAAGAACTTTCCGAAAAGTTAGGAGACACCCTGTTCGCACTGTGCCGCTTCTGCGCAAAATATAAAGTCTCAGGCGAGATGGCACTTTTAAAGAAACTCGAAGAATTTTAG
- a CDS encoding MarR family winged helix-turn-helix transcriptional regulator, whose translation METKDTGSSDWPEDEPQTEQKVTLEDYQQLIIQMRRANVQFQQLCNIPSGELTMLLTLRRLLLVKTFVIPSDIGDALKLSRPAVSRMLHNLERKGYLEMKSSEEDHRYVKVQFTQAGKKLITEELEKCGTLLERVKERMGEKDMNHFLYYYSEFCSILIDEIF comes from the coding sequence ATGGAAACGAAAGACACAGGCAGTTCTGACTGGCCAGAAGACGAACCTCAGACAGAACAGAAGGTGACTTTAGAAGATTATCAACAGTTAATCATTCAGATGAGAAGGGCGAATGTTCAGTTTCAACAGCTGTGTAACATCCCGTCAGGCGAGCTGACGATGTTACTTACTCTGCGGCGGCTTCTGCTAGTCAAAACATTTGTCATTCCATCCGATATCGGAGATGCGCTGAAGCTGTCAAGACCAGCCGTATCCCGAATGCTTCATAACCTGGAACGGAAAGGGTATCTGGAAATGAAAAGCAGTGAAGAAGATCACCGCTACGTAAAAGTACAGTTTACCCAGGCAGGGAAGAAGCTTATTACCGAAGAGCTGGAGAAGTGTGGAACGCTCTTAGAGAGGGTCAAAGAGCGTATGGGGGAAAAGGATATGAATCACTTCCTTTACTACTATAGCGAATTCTGCAGCATTCTGATAGATGAGATATTTTAA
- a CDS encoding citrate/2-methylcitrate synthase, whose amino-acid sequence MNEYSMMTQELQDLAALSMEHGQIPSGLYDQYHVLRGLRDVNGKGVLAGLTDISTITSSKEVDGKMVPCDGELRYRGYDIHDLVDGFVAEQRFGYEEVAYLLIFGRLPEEEELKEFQKLLGSYRTLPTNFVRDVIMKAPGKDMMNTLQRGVLTLYGYDDMADNISIPNVLRQCLQLTSTVPLLAVYGYQAYNHYVEGKSFYIHSPKPELSTAENILRMLRPNKKYTPLEARVLDVALVLHMDHGGGNNSTFTNHVVTSSGTDTYSAMAASLGSLKGPKHGGANIKVVHMFDEMKQTVKDWEDEDEIKNYLLKLLNKEAFDHSGLIYGMGHAVYSISDPRARIFKGFLDKLAREKGYDEEFEFYNRVERLAVETIQEKRRIYKGVSANIDFYSGLMYRILGLPDQLFTPMFAVARMVGWSAHRLEELMNCDKIIRPAYQSIAMDKEYVPMKDRIVIAK is encoded by the coding sequence ATGAATGAATATTCAATGATGACACAGGAACTGCAGGATCTGGCCGCGCTTTCTATGGAACATGGGCAGATTCCTTCAGGTCTGTATGACCAGTACCATGTGTTACGTGGCCTTCGTGATGTGAATGGTAAGGGTGTGCTGGCAGGACTTACGGATATCTCCACCATCACCTCTTCCAAAGAAGTTGATGGAAAGATGGTTCCCTGCGATGGAGAGCTGCGATACCGCGGTTACGATATCCACGATCTTGTAGACGGTTTTGTAGCAGAGCAGAGATTTGGTTATGAAGAAGTCGCGTATCTCCTTATTTTTGGACGTTTGCCAGAAGAGGAAGAACTGAAAGAATTTCAGAAGCTTCTTGGAAGTTATCGTACATTACCAACGAACTTTGTACGTGACGTTATTATGAAGGCACCGGGTAAGGACATGATGAACACTTTACAAAGAGGCGTACTCACTTTATACGGATACGATGACATGGCAGATAATATTTCCATACCGAACGTACTCCGTCAGTGCCTCCAGCTTACAAGTACCGTACCGCTGCTCGCAGTTTATGGCTATCAGGCATATAACCACTATGTAGAAGGTAAGAGCTTTTATATTCATTCACCGAAACCGGAACTATCTACCGCAGAGAATATCTTGCGTATGCTGCGTCCGAATAAGAAGTATACACCATTAGAGGCGAGAGTTTTAGATGTCGCACTCGTACTTCATATGGACCATGGCGGTGGTAATAACTCCACATTTACAAACCACGTAGTAACATCATCAGGAACCGACACGTACTCAGCGATGGCAGCATCCCTAGGCTCTCTTAAGGGACCGAAACATGGAGGAGCTAACATCAAGGTTGTACATATGTTTGACGAGATGAAGCAGACAGTAAAAGACTGGGAAGACGAAGACGAGATCAAGAACTATCTTCTGAAGCTCCTTAATAAAGAAGCATTTGACCATAGTGGTTTAATCTATGGAATGGGACATGCCGTATATTCTATCTCTGATCCAAGAGCAAGAATCTTTAAGGGATTCCTTGATAAACTTGCAAGAGAGAAAGGATACGATGAAGAATTTGAATTCTACAACAGAGTAGAAAGACTTGCCGTAGAGACCATTCAGGAAAAGCGCCGCATTTACAAAGGCGTAAGCGCCAACATTGACTTTTACAGCGGCTTAATGTATCGTATCTTAGGACTGCCGGATCAGCTGTTTACCCCGATGTTCGCCGTTGCCCGTATGGTCGGCTGGAGCGCACACCGCTTAGAAGAGCTGATGAACTGCGACAAGATCATCCGTCCGGCATACCAGAGCATAGCCATGGATAAAGAATACGTTCCGATGAAGGACAGGATCGTTATAGCAAAGTAA
- a CDS encoding leucyl aminopeptidase, with amino-acid sequence MQIQRLVDLEDYEFDTLLVTYNHKNRLSIELGKVSEIFESLQADGLVGGSKVYGLRGKDFSYQGQPYYNLIFIGIPEKATPRRFQLQFGQAMKEAKRFHGKNLLMTAIGEDVSYWLSSAMKGLLLADYSFDKYISDKPEASELHLGILTGIDSASFKKEEQYTRMMAKAVTTARDLVNEPANVMTPAALAAKAKEICEKNNIKCTILEKQDCEALGMNSYLAVARGSKQSAKFIVMEYNGRVTDDEKIALIGKGLCFDSGGYNLKPGTAMKGMHGDMGGAAAVIAAMGAIAEAKLGINVTAVIPACENMISGKSMKPGDIVKSMNGKYIEVVNTDAEGRMALIDAITYAIRECGATTLIDVATLTGACVVALGDRYTGAFSNSDELMAKIVQASILAGENIWRLPMGDEEYDNLNASTVADIANCGKKCGATAAARFLGEFVEKKPWVHLDIAGTSESDEDKEIYSKGGTGAATMLLYETVKLMEKPYKSY; translated from the coding sequence ATGCAAATACAACGTCTCGTAGATCTGGAGGACTACGAATTTGATACATTGCTCGTTACGTATAATCATAAAAACCGCCTGAGTATCGAACTTGGAAAGGTCAGCGAAATTTTTGAAAGTCTTCAGGCTGACGGTCTTGTTGGCGGAAGCAAGGTATACGGACTTCGAGGAAAGGACTTCTCCTATCAGGGCCAGCCTTACTATAATCTAATCTTTATCGGTATCCCTGAGAAGGCAACTCCAAGAAGATTTCAGTTACAGTTTGGTCAGGCTATGAAGGAAGCGAAGCGTTTCCATGGTAAGAACCTTCTTATGACTGCGATCGGTGAGGATGTTTCCTACTGGTTAAGTTCCGCTATGAAGGGACTTCTCCTTGCAGACTATTCCTTCGATAAGTATATTTCTGACAAGCCAGAAGCCTCTGAACTTCATCTTGGAATCCTGACAGGAATTGATTCTGCATCCTTTAAGAAAGAAGAGCAGTACACAAGAATGATGGCGAAGGCTGTTACAACCGCTCGTGATCTGGTGAATGAACCAGCGAACGTTATGACACCGGCTGCTCTTGCCGCTAAAGCAAAAGAAATCTGCGAAAAGAACAATATCAAGTGCACCATCCTTGAGAAGCAGGACTGCGAAGCACTCGGTATGAATTCTTACCTTGCTGTTGCCCGCGGTTCAAAACAGTCTGCGAAGTTCATCGTTATGGAATATAACGGACGTGTTACCGATGATGAAAAGATTGCTTTAATCGGTAAAGGACTCTGCTTTGACTCCGGCGGATATAACTTAAAGCCTGGCACTGCCATGAAAGGCATGCATGGTGACATGGGCGGCGCAGCCGCAGTAATCGCTGCAATGGGCGCAATCGCAGAAGCGAAGCTCGGCATTAACGTAACGGCTGTCATCCCCGCCTGCGAGAATATGATTTCCGGCAAGTCTATGAAGCCGGGTGATATCGTTAAGTCTATGAACGGTAAGTACATCGAAGTTGTTAATACAGATGCAGAAGGCCGTATGGCTCTTATCGATGCCATCACTTACGCGATCCGCGAATGTGGCGCTACAACATTAATTGATGTAGCAACCTTAACCGGCGCATGCGTTGTTGCCCTCGGTGACCGCTACACCGGCGCATTCAGTAACAGCGATGAACTCATGGCTAAGATCGTTCAGGCATCCATCCTTGCAGGAGAGAATATCTGGAGACTCCCTATGGGTGATGAAGAATATGATAACTTAAACGCATCCACCGTAGCTGATATCGCAAACTGCGGTAAGAAGTGTGGTGCAACCGCTGCCGCAAGATTCTTAGGCGAATTCGTAGAAAAGAAACCTTGGGTACATCTTGATATCGCCGGAACATCTGAATCAGACGAAGACAAAGAGATTTACTCTAAGGGCGGAACCGGAGCCGCAACAATGCTGCTTTATGAAACAGTGAAGTTGATGGAGAAACCGTATAAGAGTTATTAA
- a CDS encoding M14 family zinc carboxypeptidase: MKKNMKRMMGWIFTAVLICCIGFTTKGVTADAAIVSGGKKNYSYSELQKDLQQLKKKYKNHCQVNVIGKSEDKRNLYEVVIGNPDAKKHLLVMGNLHAREHMTVQLCMKQIEYYLSNYNKKISGKKVSATLNKVAIHYVPSCNPDGTAISQRGFNAIRSKKLRSALRKMGGSSSRWKANARGVDLNRNWNVAFKTSGRKGSSGYCGPKAESESETRALVNWSNRIQKQGKIVGIVSYHSTGSIIYGKSTSRAPKAVRNATTRMYQTAKSLTGYQLVQHESYALPHGYSRTYYLYKKKIPFITVEVGRGAAPLGGGEFGSIWAKNKNVVIREAQLFQ; encoded by the coding sequence ATGAAAAAGAACATGAAAAGAATGATGGGCTGGATTTTTACAGCGGTATTGATCTGCTGTATCGGATTTACAACAAAGGGCGTGACTGCAGACGCAGCGATTGTTTCCGGTGGTAAGAAGAATTACAGCTATAGCGAATTGCAGAAAGATTTACAGCAGCTTAAGAAAAAGTATAAGAATCATTGCCAGGTGAATGTGATCGGAAAGAGTGAAGATAAGAGAAATCTTTATGAAGTTGTAATCGGTAATCCTGATGCAAAGAAGCATCTTCTTGTTATGGGGAACCTTCATGCAAGAGAGCATATGACAGTACAGCTTTGTATGAAGCAGATTGAATATTATTTAAGTAATTACAATAAAAAGATAAGCGGCAAGAAGGTTTCTGCTACATTGAATAAAGTGGCAATTCACTATGTACCATCCTGTAATCCGGACGGAACAGCGATTAGCCAGCGTGGATTTAATGCAATCCGTAGTAAAAAGCTTCGTTCAGCTCTTAGAAAGATGGGAGGCAGCTCCAGCAGATGGAAAGCGAATGCAAGAGGTGTAGACTTAAACCGTAACTGGAACGTAGCATTTAAAACATCCGGAAGAAAAGGAAGTTCAGGATACTGTGGACCAAAGGCAGAAAGCGAGAGCGAGACAAGAGCATTAGTAAACTGGTCAAATAGAATTCAGAAACAGGGCAAGATTGTCGGTATTGTAAGCTACCACTCCACAGGCTCCATTATTTACGGTAAGTCAACCAGCCGCGCACCAAAAGCAGTAAGAAATGCAACGACAAGAATGTACCAGACTGCAAAAAGCCTTACAGGTTACCAGCTTGTACAGCATGAAAGCTACGCACTTCCACATGGATACTCCAGAACATATTATCTTTATAAGAAAAAGATTCCATTCATTACAGTAGAAGTAGGAAGAGGAGCAGCACCATTAGGCGGAGGCGAATTCGGCTCCATCTGGGCAAAAAATAAAAACGTCGTAATCAGAGAAGCACAGCTGTTTCAGTAA